TCCCCGCTTTTTATAATATGGATTTGATGTATTCTGTCGTCAGCGATTTTGGTCGTTCCAAAGGCAGACCAATTGCCCTGTCCCAAACTGTGGATGCCAACACACCCATGGCACGGGAAACGCCAAAGAGTACCGTATAAAAATCATACTCATGCATACCGTTGTGAACCAGGAGGACTCCTGAATGAGCATCTACATTTGGCCAGGGATTTTTAGCTTTCCCCTGCTCCAATAGAATGGGTGGAACAACTTCATAAAGCATACTGACCACCTGGAACAATTCATCATCTGGCATGTGCTTGAGAGCAAATTCGCGCTGTGCAGAGTAACGTGGATCCGTTTTGCGCAAAACCGCATGACCATATCCAGGAACTACATTACCAGAAGCAAGTGTATCCCAGACAAATTTCTTTAAGTCTTCCATGGTGGGAACACCACCACCTAGCTGCTCTTTTACATCCATTATCCAGCGCAATACTTCTTGATTGGCCAAACCATGCAAGGGACCAGCCAGACCGTTCATACCAGCAGATAATGCATAATAGACATCTGATAGCGTAGAACCAACAAGATGTGTTGTATGTGCGGATACATTACCACCCTCATGGTCTGCATGAATGGTCAGGTAAATCCGCATTAACTCTCTAAACATCTTGGTATCAAAGCCCATCATATGAGCGAAATTGCCACCCCAATCCAGTGTGGGGTCGGCAGGAATGATTTTACCATCTTTGTAAGAACGGCGATAAATGTACGATGCCAGGGCAGGAAGACGAGCCAGAAGATTCATAGTGTCTTCATAGACAGGTTTCCAATAGTCAATTTTGTTGATGCCCTTGCGATATTCTGCAGCAAAAATTGATTCTGTTTGTTGAGCAACAATACCCACTGAGAACTGCGTCATGGGATGTGTATCTTTTGGAAGTGCATCTATGGCTTTGTACACATGTGCAGGAAGGGTACCACGATCTTGCCATTCCTTGGTAATCTCAGCAATATTTTCTTCTGTCGGTAGCTCGCCAGTCATCAAGAGGTAAAAAAGTCCTTCTGGTAATGGTTCTTCACCTTCAGGAGCGTGTGGAAGTTTTTCCTGGAGTTCCGGGATAGTAAATCCACGAAAGCGGATACCTTCATCTGGATCCAAAGCCGAGGTTTCGGTAATCATAACCTTTACGCCA
This genomic interval from Candidatus Neomarinimicrobiota bacterium contains the following:
- a CDS encoding citrate (Si)-synthase, eukaryotic — translated: MSLLKNKLEEIIPKFREEVGEIRKNHGDKKLCDVTVAQAYGGMRGVKVMITETSALDPDEGIRFRGFTIPELQEKLPHAPEGEEPLPEGLFYLLMTGELPTEENIAEITKEWQDRGTLPAHVYKAIDALPKDTHPMTQFSVGIVAQQTESIFAAEYRKGINKIDYWKPVYEDTMNLLARLPALASYIYRRSYKDGKIIPADPTLDWGGNFAHMMGFDTKMFRELMRIYLTIHADHEGGNVSAHTTHLVGSTLSDVYYALSAGMNGLAGPLHGLANQEVLRWIMDVKEQLGGGVPTMEDLKKFVWDTLASGNVVPGYGHAVLRKTDPRYSAQREFALKHMPDDELFQVVSMLYEVVPPILLEQGKAKNPWPNVDAHSGVLLVHNGMHEYDFYTVLFGVSRAMGVLASTVWDRAIGLPLERPKSLTTEYIKSIL